The genome window CCGAGGGCCGAGAGGTCGTCCGTCTCGAGCACGCGCGGCCGCGGCGCCCCGGCCTCATCGTAAGCGCTTACGAAGCCGGCCGCCCTGTCGCTCATCGCCTGGGAGAACAACTCCCCCGTCACGTGGAGCGCGTTCGTGTGGCCGAGGCGCAGCAGGTGCTCGGCCGCCAGCCTCCCGCCCGCGACGTCGTCCGCCGCCACGCAGCGCACGCCCTCCCGACGGCCGATGAGCACGAAGGGGACCTTGCGCTTCTGGAGGTCGGCGATCCGCGGGTCGTCCGCGTGGGCGCCGAAGAGCATGCAGGCGTCGGTGGGCTCGAGCGGCAGGCCGTCGCGTCCCGTCGGCACGTCCTTGAGGCGGAGCCCGCTGGAAGCGAGCTCCTCCATGAGGTGCTCGAGGAAGAGCATGAAGAACGGGATGAGCCGCCGGTGGCCGTAGGCCGTGCAGAGGCCGACCGTGACGTGGCGGCGGTTGCTGAGCTCCCGCGCCGCCCTGTCGGGCCGGTAGCCGAGGCGCTCCACGGCGGCGAGGACCTTGGCGCGGGTCGCGGGGCTCACGCCGGGTCGATGGTTCAGGACGCGGCTCACCGTCGCTATCGACACTCCCGCTACCATCGCCACGTCGTGGACCGTCAGCCGGCTAGAATCCGTGACGACCACCTAGCCTCCTGCCGTCGTGCCTTCTCAGGCGTCTCGCGTAAGCGCTTACACCAAAGGTATAGCTTTTCTCACATCTCGTCAATCGGCGGGGGTCGCTCGTCTGTCGGCCGGGGCCGGCGGGGCTCCGATGCGGGCGCAGGTTCCCCAGGCGCGGCAGAGCATAGGGCACCCATCGGCTCGCTTGGTGCGGGCATCCCGACCTTCCTGCGTGGGCGCCGATCCGGTGCCGCCGGCAGCTCGCCGCGCGAGGTGAGGCGCTGGTGCCGGCGGCTCACAGGGTCTGGTGGCCGACCTCATCGCTTGGCCGGCCACCTCGGTCGCTTCCTAGGCGGACCCCGTGAGGACCCTCACTGGACCATCTGCAGCCTGTTGCCGAACGGGTCGTAGAAGCTGCAGTAGGTGACCACGCCGGGCACCGACACCACCTCGTCGCAGCGGATGCCCTTCGCCAGCAGCTTCTCGCGCATGGCGTAGACGTCGTCTGTGTCGAAGACGATGGTGACGTTGTGGTGCGGCTGCCAGCCCTCGCGGGCCGTCGTGATCGAGACGCTCGTGGGCTTCTCGGGGAGCCGCCACTCGATCCAACCGAAGTCGGGGAGGTCGTACGAGGGCTGGCCGAACTCGAGGACCTCGCCGTAGAACCGGCGCGCCTCGTCCAGGTCCGGGACCTCGATCGACACGACGTTGATGCCAGGGAACAGCGCCACCAAGGCTCCTCTCGTGGGGGACCGCATCCAAGGTAACTGACCGCGCGCCGTCGGCGCACGGGATCCGGGGCCGAGGACGGCGCGAGCCGGACCCGGCAGCCGAGGGCGACGTGCCCATCGCGAGCCTCACTCACGGGGTCGGCTCGGCGTAGCCGCCACGCGCCGGACCCGGGAGCCAGCGCCGACTTACCATCGGGACGAT of Trueperaceae bacterium contains these proteins:
- a CDS encoding LacI family DNA-binding transcriptional regulator, which translates into the protein MVVTDSSRLTVHDVAMVAGVSIATVSRVLNHRPGVSPATRAKVLAAVERLGYRPDRAARELSNRRHVTVGLCTAYGHRRLIPFFMLFLEHLMEELASSGLRLKDVPTGRDGLPLEPTDACMLFGAHADDPRIADLQKRKVPFVLIGRREGVRCVAADDVAGGRLAAEHLLRLGHTNALHVTGELFSQAMSDRAAGFVSAYDEAGAPRPRVLETDDLSALGAYRAMTRDLATRSHGTHLHHVHMGPAGTVPDRLAMNASARTTAEPSGARGLDYTAVFAATDELANGVIAALTDAGLRVPSDVSVIGFDDMPEIGDELTTIRQDIAAVAKTAVELLHEALNGAPVRGVRVPVSLVVRGTTAERR
- a CDS encoding VOC family protein; this translates as MALFPGINVVSIEVPDLDEARRFYGEVLEFGQPSYDLPDFGWIEWRLPEKPTSVSITTAREGWQPHHNVTIVFDTDDVYAMREKLLAKGIRCDEVVSVPGVVTYCSFYDPFGNRLQMVQ